The following are encoded in a window of Leptolyngbya sp. CCY15150 genomic DNA:
- a CDS encoding DUF2892 domain-containing protein has protein sequence MKTNVGTFDRLIRLLSASMLFYLGLFLYSGSALGIGLVVAGGVLMVTSLVGFCGLYRLLGIHTS, from the coding sequence ATGAAAACGAATGTTGGTACCTTTGATCGCCTGATCCGCCTACTGTCGGCTTCGATGTTGTTTTATTTGGGACTGTTCCTCTACAGCGGCTCTGCCTTGGGTATCGGGCTAGTGGTTGCGGGTGGTGTCTTGATGGTTACATCGCTGGTCGGCTTTTGCGGTCTTTATCGTCTCCTGGGAATTCATACCAGCTAG